From the Salmo trutta chromosome 25, fSalTru1.1, whole genome shotgun sequence genome, the window CCTATTTTGAAATCATTTGTAATAGTGTCGCGCTACAACATTTGGTGTTTGTTCAATCCGCCAGATGTCACTAGAGGGCTGCATGTTTTATGCATTAGGCATGCTAAGTGTCTTTGAGACCGATCCCACAGATTTTCAAGGGAGAAAGCCACAGTTACATTctgcctacccccccccccccccccccctccatctatctatctcacCCTCCTCGGACACCAGACTCTGAGAATCCGTAGAGTGGAAAATGCGGCTTTGGAGCCGAAGAATTTACAGTTAGTCGCGAAACTTTTACAAGTATTCgagttgctctccactttctgggtCCCTAGTCACATTTCACGTGGGGTCAGAAAGAGTTCAGCCTGGTGAGGTAATGCCATAAATGCTGTAACATTTACAAGGCCACGTATAAACAAAGCTAAATTCACTGTAGATCATGTAGCCTAAACATTGAGGTAAGCAAAACGATACAAATTAATAGTTAGTTAATAACTAGATTATAATTATGCAATAAATTATTGATATTCTCTGAACATCAATTGAACACTAGCCTACTATAAAACGTAAGAAAATAaccataaatcaaataccctaatGCAATTCAAAATTGTCTTTGTATTGACCTTAAGGCTACTGAAAGAGATTAGGGAACAGTTGTTGGTTTTCTGGCCCCTTCAGAAAAGTCTATGATCTACTCTTATCTGTGGTCTTTCTATACATTATCTTTTCCTATTTGCATAATCTCAAATACTAAGGAGGGCCAACTCAGAACAAAGTTACAAACAAGATTAGGCCGATTTTATTTGTTCCTGTGGTTAAGCAGCGATTATTTCTTCAGAAGTATTTAAGGTCACTAAAGGGATTTAAACCCCGATTCGTATCAGTGACCTTTTTGAAGGAATtgaatcaacaaaacatttctccATATTTAGCAACAAGGCTAGGCTACCGGGCTTCTTTAGATGAAGCCATGGCGTAGGGGAGAGGATGGCCGCTTCGAGAGTGAAGATTGGTGTCTGTTTTGAAATGGGAGTTTTGGGGTTACTTTGTTACAGTGGTGCACTTTTAGGATGTGACACGGGGTGGATCTTTAGCCTCGTCTCAGTAGTGTTTTCCTTGAAACGGATCCGCTGCCCCCTAATGAATCCAAACGCAGCTGGCCATGTCCTACACCGACACCGAGAGCTTTAACCCTAACTGACCTCAATTTGACACCACCAGATGAAATGTTACCGCCTGTTAATGCCATCTTCTGCAGAGGCGAGGGATCCGCATGTTGACGGAGTTAAGAGAATACTTGAACACTGATTTTTTTTCATATGTATGAGTCCTCAAGTCTGAAAAATCACTCAATGGGAAATCCACTTATTGGAAATATAATGCAAAGCATAATGGGTAGGCCTACTTGGGCATGATATGGGACACTTGAAACGTCTAAGTTTGCAAACACTTGGTTTCCAAAACCATGAGAACAGGTTTGAGGTATCCTATATTTAATCtaggctatgttctatgttttataAGGTTAATGTAATGGTATAATTAAATATTAATTAGCAGCCTATTAAGTATAAGGATTGAAATACAATATACAGGACGAACATTAAGTGTATAAAAGTTGCCATTACTAAACTATAATGTCTCACTGACATGATTCTGATTTATTTGATGTAATTCTGATTTATGTTAGATTTTAATGCTGATAGATAGAGGCTATATTTAGGATTTACCATTGCATTAAATTGTAATGAATAGCATGTATTTAGGTTGTACAAAGAACTTCAAGTAAAATATCTCAAATAAacttttgaaatgcattcctaAACATTGAAAATATGGTGTTATATGAATTGAAAAGATATAACTTTTAAATGCTCAAAAGGTTAAGGTGCATTTTGAAAGAGCAAGGCTATTACGCATAATCACTACAGCAATTTTCACAAGCTCTTCGAATGTTTACACCCCCCCTTAGGCCAAAATACATATGTAGAttctaaaaaaaatttttttttaaactttgtaTACGATTTTGACCGTATAACGTGAATAGGTAGGACGTTTTATTTATCGAACGCTTGAAAATGTGACTTTCCTGTTTTGGATAGCTGTACTGCGACTGAATCATTATACACATTTACAGCAGCCCTAATACTAGCAGCTACTTTAAAAAGCCTGGCTTTCTGACATTCCacaactgcactgttggagaacCTTCAGTTTTTCGAGTTATAACAAAGGACATATGATTCACTTACCGTGTTTGTCCGGGGGGGAAAGGCAAGCGTTAGTGTGTACAAGTCATAGTGCACGATAACATTATAAGCAGTAGGTCTAATATCAAAAGAACACTCTTCAAAAGCTCACGCAGCCAGCCACTGGTCCTGTTAACAGAATATAGCAGCGGTCAGAGGTATTTGGAGAAGCTGCCATGCCGCTCTGCGCCTAACACTATAGTTCCTTCTCGGGCTATTGCACGTTGAAATGTCCACACAGTCGTTCGTCAACCCTGCAGCCCTACTTTTTCTTGTAGGGCTTCCCACCCCCTTATGCCAACAAACAGAATTGTTGTGACGGTGCTTCATTTATTACATATTTTTAATTGCTATTTATATTGTCAACCCAAGCAACCGTATGGCGCATTTGTTGGGAGTTTATTGACCATAGAGCTGAATCCAACCCACTAGCTCATCCAACCTGTGAATGGTTCATTTCAACAACCAAAAATGTCACTGAGCCTGAAAACATATCAAAATAACGATGATGCTATCTACGTAACAGTGTATATTATCATGGATGGAGGTAAATATTAAAAGGGATAGGTGGCCTGTTTCGGTTTTGTGCGTAAAAAAGCTCGGGCTCAGTGAAGAAGGGCTAGCCTCGGTGCAATCGATGGCCGGAGCGTTGCTCCTCCTCCAAACTTCAAACTGCACATGATTGATGATATCGTGGAGCTTTGATAATTGACTACTCTGAGGTAAGGCACGGATTTTTATCGTGAGAGGGGATTGGACGAAAGAAACATACAACATTACTTTCTCTACAAAAGCTTTTTTTCTATTTGGAAAAGTTCATTCTGGGTTGAGGGTGCGTCATATCGTTTAATTTGCTCATCAGCCTCGTTCACAATTAGCTGTACGATTGGAAGGTATTCCCGATATATGTCATATTAGGCACACCGACTATAcccacaacacaacataacaagtAAGCGTCATGCTCATAAATTAAACTCAAAACGCATCCGATATATTTACAGTGACGTTGGGCCTATATATGATTTGATTAGAGATAAGGTTTGATGGGTTGATGGGTTCTTAGTTTAAAATATTTTGGAGAGAAAACTAAGCACGAGTGATGATAACTTGTTTTATGTATAACGGGTGCGAAGTGCCACGCGTATTTCTTTCAGCCTATTTGCAGTAGTGAAAACTAGAACAAGTTAACGTTTGTCATCCGCCTTAACTCGGGCTTTTCGTACTCTTATTACAGAGCGTTATAGGTCCGCGTTGGCATGTATAGTAAAACGCTATTTCGGGTCTGAATACATCGCAGATTAACACAAATATTACGCTTTTTGTACTTTTCTTTTTGCCTTTCTCTTATCGGCGAATGGAATTGGTTGGGAGTGTAGAAGCTGTGTTGTTTGGCTCCCCCCGAGTTGAAGCAGTCCTTGTGCATACTCTGCATGTCACAGGATttggtctctcctctctttctgtagcTGTTGCAGGACTGGCTATGTCCACCGCTACTTCCGGGTTCCGTCATTTCAGTCTCCCGCCGATCAGCGCAGCAAACTGACTCTGTTCTATAAGCAAGCTAGCAGCCAACCTGCCAACACTCGCTGACACTCACTCATCTCAGACCGCGAGATAGACTAAATACCTACGGGGGAAAGGAAAGATCTGAATTGCAATCTCTTAATTTCTTTTTATTTTTACAGTAATAATAAAACAAGATAGCGATCCGGAGGCACAAAGTGGACGCGGACTTGCTGGATGAAAACGGGCTAAAAAGATTCACCCTCTCTTGAACATCATCACCAAACATCATTCATTCATTACCTTGACAACCCCTGGCTTTGATTGACAGTTGGAGTGGCAAAAAGCCATGAGACACGACAGTTTAGTTACATGCAGGTTGTTGATGGGCCGATTGTAACCTTCAGGTGCTGctttaatttttttggggggggagaggAAAACAAGAAAAATTGCACAACTCCTGATGCTTCTGCTTGTACTCTACCACATTGGAGAATAGGAGAATTTGCTAAGAAAAGTTGGTTGAAAAAGGAATCGTACCAGTAAATCACTTTGTAGCCGGACTGGGATATTAAATATACGACACATCCAGGAGTTTATTGGAGAGCAGCCTGATGGCGCAAAGGGTAGGTTTTAAATCTCCAACACTAACCTATACAAATCCACTAGGAGGGCCTCCATATCGATATCCTCTTGTCAGTGGCGGCTACTTTACAAAGCATTCATATCTAAGCCgttttatttgacatttttgctGTAGCCTACCTTTACTCTTCAAGCGGAGTGAAAGCCTCAGTTTAACCAACGGTCTCCGCGGCATTTGTGGAGCAGTTTTTTAAAGGGACTCCTAAGTAATTCTGTGTTTTGCCAAAGTAACTCATCTTCGGGGATTCAGAACTAGAATGTTTTTGGTAATTACAAACCTTATCAATGTATTCACACTATAGTTTAGCCATGGCGAGTGCCATGTCAAAGCAACAGGAATGGCACAAGGATTAGGCTACTTTTTCCAATGCTGGTGTAGTTTCACTATATCGCTTTGACTATAGCCAACTATGACTTCAATGTTGCCTTGTAACTATATGTACATTTTGGGCACATTTACGCGTGAGTTTCTATCCTCtgactttgttgttgttttattccaGTACGATGAGCTGGCCCATTATGGTGGGATGGACGGAGTCGGGCTCCCGGCGTCTATGTACGGAGACCCGCATGCTCCACGGCCGCTACCCCAAGTCCATCACTTGAACCATGGACCACCGATCCATGCCAGCCAGCACTACGGTGCTCATGCACCCCATCCCAGCGTTATGCCCAACAGCATGGGCTCCGCTGTCAACGATGTTTTAAAGAGGGATAAAGATCAAATTTATGGGTAGGTGGACTATAATTACATACCTTATTATTCATCTATTTTAGGCTTTCAGGGTGATTTGACTTATGGACGTTTTACTTGTTGCAAAAGTTAACTCAGAGTATATGCATTAGCAAGTTTAGTTTAGACAATTTCAAGCATTATTTTGTGTTTGGAAAAAGTATTGTCAAAACCTAGAGGTTTAAGAGTATCAGCAATCTGATATTATCATACCTTATATTTTAAAAAGATTATGGATAACCATTATAGTACAATTAAAACTAAACCTTTATTAAATACAAGGATGCATCTTATTGGCACATTGTAACACGGACTTGAACACACTGCAACTTTATGGTTATGGCTACTTGTAAACAGTTGAAAGGTTCGAGTTTATTTTTGGTATAATCCCCAAAACATTATAAAAGCCATTACTAATGAATGCTTTAGTGTCTGTGCGTAAAGTACATTGGAAAAATATAAGACAAACACATATGGTGTAACTTGTAAACAATGTATTTTGCCATCGATGTGCACATAGCTTATTCATAAGTTGTTTACAAAGTAGGCTTCTTTATGAATGAATTTGGAGAagtaaaatacatttcaaaaagtGATCTCAGTCAAAACCTTGGAAAGTATGTTCTATATTCCTGACAAATTCTTCACTGTTTGCACTCCTAGCATCTTTAGTTTTACGCTAAACTTGAGCTTGCTGTGTAGCCGTGTGATTAGCTTGTGTTAAGCCTGTGTGGAGGCGCTGGATGCCGGGTTGTGCTCAGCCTCTGTTTCCCTCTTACAGTCACCCATTATTCCCGCTGCTCGCGCTGGTTTTTGAGAAGTGCGAGCTGGCGACGTGCACTCCGAGGGAGCCAGGGGTAGCAGGCGGCGATGTCTGCTCCTCCGACTCCTTCAACGAGGACATCGCAGTCTTTGCCAAACAggtcattttttaaaatatatttactaAAAACCTAATACGATTTTCCAAGTGCTTATGGCAcacgtatctacttgttaacttTTTACACATTTCACTTTTGGGAGTTTAAAAGTTAAAGTTGAACGTTTGAAAATAAAAGTGTGTTATAGGCTGTACATAGTCGAAGTTATCGCGTGAATTCACTAGTGATATTGAGTTATTCATGTTTACACCGTATGCAATTCAAATATAATATCACTTTgaattatgttttatttattatacAATAGCCTATTATTGCACTAAATCAAATCTATATTTTTAGAATGGATTCATGACTAAATGCCCTCGACGCCTGTAAGAAGTAATTAATCCCCATTTTTGGTGTTATTGTAGGTCCGAGCAGAAAAACCTTTATTTTCATCAAATCCAGAGTTGGACAATTTGGTAAGCACTATGCAGGACCACCATTTGCCGTTCAATTCCCTTCCTGGTGTAACTGTTACTTAGCTTGTTTTGTGGACTTAAACTATGCTCTTGTGTTCTCGGCAACGCAAAGTAAATATGTGAGGATTTGATGCAAAAGCACAACACAGATGTTAGATAGGTTTCTATGAAGTGAACAAGGGGAAGCTCTGAGGGGTTTGGAGTGGCACAGCATTACTTACGGTGCCTACAGGAGGCGGAGAGGGAAGCCTATGATTAGGCGAAAAAGTGCTGGGACTGTCGCTGGGCGAATCCTGCTCCAATGCACCATGGCCACTCATTGGGAGCGATGTGGCTGTTTCTGCCGCTGTCATAGTTCAGTCGCTGCCTATGTAGCTACAGAAATTGGCTCGGTTCACCAAATGTGTCTTGCCTAATGCAGTTGTTAGGTAATCCTACATTTGTATTTTCCAAATCTTAAATCAATAGCCCATCCAATTTCACCCACCTCGATAAGTGTGGGAAGCATAACTTTGTTTTGCTCGAGAACCCTATAGCACAAACTTCAAGAAAGTCCATGTGTTTTTGTTATATGAAGTGAAAATAACATGATGTGTAGCATTTTGCTTACCATTATACTTTCATAATTTTATCACACCAAAAATGTAGATTTTTATTCTTGTTTATTCCTGTTTTCAGATGATACAAGCCATACAAGTATTACGATTTCACCTTTTAGAATTAGAAAAGGTAAAGATTTTTACAATTCATATTTTTATTGTGTGATTATAGTATTTGAGAGGTGATCAGCATTAGATTCTGCATGCATGTGGCCCGGTATAACTCGTATAGTAGGCTAGCCTAGTTTGTTgcacaaatgtaaaatgttgacaGTATTGGAATTTAGAGGAAAATGAGTTAATATTGCATGAGATGTAACACGTTAACCTGAGACAAATATtcatatttaaaaatgtaaataatataaTGTTTAATTGTCACACAGAGACTCATAATATAGGTCAGAGTGATTGGATTGAATTCACACTTTTGGGCCTATAAATACACTGACCATATTGATAATGCTTTGTCGTTGTTGTTATGCTAATATCACAGATTTGAAGTCTGAAGATTTGGCCTCAACTGGTATCTGTCGAGTTCACACATGGTGTTTATTCTTTGCCGTTCAACTTGTTGCTCTACTAGTCTCAAGAGAATAATAGGCGCTGCAACAATTTCACTATTGTTTCCTTGCATTGGCCGATAATGCCCTTAATAGTAGTTAGGGCCTATTATTGGACTGCCTGCGTGTCCCCATCCTGAAAAACCGTATTTCTTCTTGGTCTAGGTGCACGAGCTCTGCGACAATTTTTGCCACCGGTACATCAGTTGTTTGAAAGGAAAAATGCCAATAGATCTAGTTATTGACGAGCGGGATGGCAGCTCGAAGTCAGACCACGAAGAGCTCTCAGGATCTTCGACCAACCTAGCCGATCACGTAAGTAATACAACATTTTCTATCTTTATAATAGTTTATCATAAAGTTCTGAAGGCCTGTTACAGCGTCGGCGTTGTATGTGAATGAGCGTTGTTTGTTGGTGGTGATATTGAAGTAGACATTTTTGTTGTTAGAAGTTGTTTCAAATGTGTTTTACCTACGGTATAATTCGTTGGTTATTTTACATGGTGTGAACTGTCATTATCGTCTCCGTTTGGTCTGTGTTGTCGCCCATGTTGACCTCAGCAGTAGGCCTGCAGCAAATGCATTTGGGAAATCGATATTTTCAGGTCAAAAGTCAGTTGTGATACAATGCAGTGAGTTATTGTTTTAGTCTTTTGATTAGGGGCATTCTTGTGTGTATAGTAACTggttgtttgtgcgtgtgtgtgcgagcgcgcgccagcgtctctctctgtgtgagggaGCGCGCGctcgtgtgagtgtgtgtttgtgtgatagaGAGCGTGTGTGACAGAGGGAGAGTGTGTTTGTGCTATGGGGTTTGCCTAGTCTTTGTATATGGCCGCCGTGCACATCGTGGATGGTTGGACATTGAATGTGAAAGGGATTATCTCTGGCTCATAACTACAATAGAATAGCACGTTTTTGGAGTGGCCTAATGTTAAAAAGACAAGGGCATAATTTCTGAAGACAATATTAGAGACGATAATGATTTGTAGCGTGCGTAACAAAGCTGTCGGATTTGGATGCAGAAAGGAGAAAGTCATATTCAGTGGGATACCTTATGGGCTACCATCAATGTCAAATTCATAATTTGGTATTATAGGCCTACCTCACGACTTGGTAGTGTTGCAATGACGTTACTTGcagttgatgttaatgtgtttaaTTGTTTCTTATTGATCGCCCTGTGGTTTTGCAGTGTCCCCCCCAATTCAATTATATGCACATGAAGTACAGTGCCTTTACATTTGAGGATCGATCTGGTGCCTTAAACATGGCTTTTTCGTGTAATAAACGGAATGCTGCGTTGCATCGGTGTACTGTAAAGGCCTAATGTACAGTTGATAATTCATTATTGATTTCATATCTGGGATCTGGTCTAATATCCGTATTAAATAGGTTGTAGGGATGACGTGTTGGTGAATTCGGGGTGTGTATATTGCGACAGAGTGACTGACTGGTTAATATCTGAGCAGCACGAGCTCAAGCCTATTAGGAATGAAAGCAGATTTAAGTGTTATGCAAAGTCACTGAGCTGCATCTGTCTAGCTATAATAGAGGCTTATTCCCTTTGAATAGCCGCGGCGTTGTCCCGAGTTGGATAGTCAGAGTGCAATGCCTAAGGTAAATTAAAACacaattaacacccatagcaaaaTGGGGCCGAGCAGCGGTTT encodes:
- the LOC115162157 gene encoding homeobox protein Meis2 isoform X2 (The sequence of the model RefSeq protein was modified relative to this genomic sequence to represent the inferred CDS: added 77 bases not found in genome assembly), translated to MAQRYDELAHYGGMDGVGLPASMYGDPHAPRPLPQVHHLNHGPPIHASQHYGAHAPHPSVMPNSMGSAVNDVLKRDKDQIYGHPLFPLLALVFEKCELATCTPREPGVAGGDVCSSDSFNEDIAVFAKQVRAEKPLFSSNPELDNLMIQAIQVLRFHLLELEKVHELCDNFCHRYISCLKGKMPIDLVIDERDGSSKSDHEELSGSSTNLADHNPASWRDHDDATSTHSAGTPGPSSGGHASQSGDNSSEQDGLENSVASPGTGDDDDPDKEKKRQKKRGIFPKVATNIMRAWLFQHLTHPYPSEEQKKQLAQDTGLTILQVNNWFINARRRIVQPMIDQSNRAGFLLDPSVSQGAAYSPEGQPMGSFVLDGQQHMGIRPAGPMSGMGMNMGMDGQWHYM
- the LOC115162157 gene encoding homeobox protein Meis2 isoform X1 (The sequence of the model RefSeq protein was modified relative to this genomic sequence to represent the inferred CDS: added 77 bases not found in genome assembly), which encodes MAQRYDELAHYGGMDGVGLPASMYGDPHAPRPLPQVHHLNHGPPIHASQHYGAHAPHPSVMPNSMGSAVNDVLKRDKDQIYGHPLFPLLALVFEKCELATCTPREPGVAGGDVCSSDSFNEDIAVFAKQVRAEKPLFSSNPELDNLMIQAIQVLRFHLLELEKVHELCDNFCHRYISCLKGKMPIDLVIDERDGSSKSDHEELSGSSTNLADHNPASWRDHDDATSTHSAGTPGPSSGGHASQSGDNSSEQGDGLENSVASPGTGDDDDPDKEKKRQKKRGIFPKVATNIMRAWLFQHLTHPYPSEEQKKQLAQDTGLTILQVNNWFINARRRIVQPMIDQSNRAGFLLDPSVSQGAAYSPEGQPMGSFVLDGQQHMGIRPAGPMSGMGMNMGMDGQWHYM